Proteins encoded in a region of the Saccharothrix ecbatanensis genome:
- a CDS encoding urease subunit gamma, producing the protein MHLTPHERDKLLVHVAADVARRRLERGVTLNYPEAVALITDHVLEGARDGRTVSELMDSGRHVLTRAQVLDGVPEMIESVQVEATFPDGTKLVTVHHPIV; encoded by the coding sequence ATGCACCTGACGCCGCACGAGCGGGACAAGTTGCTGGTCCACGTCGCGGCCGACGTCGCCCGCAGGCGGCTGGAGCGCGGCGTCACGCTGAACTACCCGGAAGCGGTGGCCCTCATCACCGACCACGTGCTCGAAGGCGCCCGGGACGGACGCACGGTGAGCGAGCTGATGGACAGCGGGCGGCACGTCCTCACGCGCGCCCAGGTGCTCGACGGCGTGCCCGAGATGATCGAGTCCGTGCAGGTCGAGGCGACCTTCCCGGACGGAACGAAACTGGTGACCGTGCACCACCCGATCGTGTGA
- a CDS encoding DUF2537 domain-containing protein: protein MELRVQDGKAVVAGRDDAGEREVDPHALPLGAGLADALHEWAKVADAVARTDAPSDGAASALVTRRGRQLAGRLAADMRTAVEYTDPVTGELVVVDAPAETDAEPESVEEPEAEAPAPQEETPWGTGLTVTLIVAAVVTFTVYTLSVGLGETSQWLALLANALVVGGIAPSVWLARKTPVWRWVAYGVVAGVLAAWLSLLLTTLL from the coding sequence GTGGAACTGCGGGTCCAGGACGGCAAGGCCGTGGTCGCGGGCCGCGACGACGCGGGCGAGCGGGAAGTCGACCCCCACGCCCTCCCGCTCGGCGCGGGCCTCGCCGACGCGTTGCACGAGTGGGCGAAGGTGGCCGACGCGGTGGCGCGCACCGACGCGCCGTCCGACGGCGCCGCGAGCGCCCTCGTGACCAGGCGCGGACGCCAGTTGGCCGGCCGGTTGGCCGCGGACATGCGCACAGCGGTCGAGTACACCGACCCGGTGACCGGTGAACTGGTCGTCGTCGACGCGCCCGCCGAGACCGACGCCGAACCCGAGTCGGTCGAGGAACCGGAGGCGGAAGCGCCGGCACCCCAGGAGGAGACCCCCTGGGGCACCGGCCTGACCGTCACGCTGATCGTCGCCGCCGTGGTGACGTTCACCGTGTACACCCTGTCCGTCGGCCTGGGTGAGACCAGCCAGTGGCTCGCGCTGCTGGCGAACGCCCTGGTGGTCGGCGGCATCGCCCCGTCCGTGTGGCTGGCCCGCAAGACGCCGGTGTGGCGGTGGGTCGCCTACGGCGTCGTCGCGGGTGTCCTCGCCGCCTGGCTCTCCCTCCTGCTGACCACCCTTCTCTAG
- a CDS encoding ABC transporter ATP-binding protein, with protein MTTTEPTAQGEERGEEAWRGVAAEDVDVDYATGVKLQARSRRLLGELVRPHTRAAILALVIVVAENLVNLAGPLLIAVAIDAGVPAALDGRPDILAWCVGGYVAVAISATLLRWSFVRLTGRIGQDMLLVLRERVFRHVQRLSVSFHEKYTSGKVISRLTSDVDSLQDLVEEGLDGFFTSILSLLGISVVLLYLDVPLALVVLSGFLPLILLTRWFNRRSGRAYRGTRGAIAKIIVQFVETMNGIRAVQAFRRERRNEKIMGELNGKFRDANTDAMGVMAAFTSLVRVIGNLSLAVILAWGALRVADGQLELGVLAAFTLYVRRFYDPFDQLAMFANAYASATAALEKISGLLEERPEVAEPDEPTPLGDVRGSVRFDRVGFRYSDTTPVVLPAFDLTVPAGQTVALVGATGAGKTTLAKLVARFYDPTSGAVLLDGVDLRSVADVDLRRAVVMVTQENFLFDGSVLDNIALGRPSATREEIEAAALAVGADRFVRALPEGYDTDVRKRGGRLSAGQRQMVAFARAFLADPAVLVLDEATSSLDVPTERAVQRALETVLADRTAFIIAHRLSTVMIADRVLVLADGRVVEDGTPEELIDGRGRFAALHTAWRESLA; from the coding sequence GTGACGACCACCGAACCGACGGCGCAAGGCGAAGAGCGCGGCGAGGAAGCGTGGCGGGGCGTCGCCGCCGAAGACGTCGACGTGGACTACGCGACCGGGGTGAAGTTGCAGGCCCGGTCGCGGCGGCTGCTCGGCGAGCTGGTCCGCCCGCACACCAGGGCGGCGATCCTCGCGCTGGTGATCGTGGTGGCGGAGAACCTGGTCAACCTGGCCGGTCCGCTGCTGATCGCGGTGGCCATCGACGCCGGGGTGCCGGCCGCGCTGGACGGCCGGCCGGACATCCTGGCGTGGTGCGTGGGCGGGTACGTGGCGGTGGCGATCTCCGCGACGCTGCTGCGCTGGTCGTTCGTCCGGCTCACCGGCCGGATCGGCCAGGACATGCTGCTGGTGCTGCGGGAACGCGTGTTCCGGCACGTGCAGCGGCTGTCCGTGTCGTTCCACGAGAAGTACACGTCCGGCAAGGTGATCTCCCGGCTGACCAGCGACGTCGACTCGTTGCAGGACCTCGTGGAGGAGGGCCTGGACGGGTTCTTCACCTCGATCCTGTCGCTGCTGGGCATCTCGGTGGTGCTGCTGTACCTGGACGTGCCGCTGGCGCTGGTGGTGCTGTCCGGGTTCCTGCCGCTGATCCTGCTCACCCGCTGGTTCAACCGCCGCTCCGGCCGCGCCTACCGGGGCACCCGCGGCGCGATCGCGAAGATCATCGTGCAGTTCGTGGAGACCATGAACGGCATCCGCGCGGTGCAGGCGTTCCGCCGGGAGCGCCGCAACGAGAAGATCATGGGCGAGCTGAACGGGAAGTTCCGCGACGCCAACACCGACGCGATGGGCGTGATGGCCGCGTTCACGTCGCTGGTGCGGGTGATCGGCAACCTGTCGCTGGCGGTGATCCTCGCCTGGGGCGCGCTGCGGGTCGCGGACGGGCAGCTGGAGCTGGGCGTGCTGGCCGCGTTCACGCTGTACGTGCGGCGGTTCTACGACCCGTTCGACCAGCTCGCGATGTTCGCCAACGCCTACGCGTCGGCGACGGCGGCGCTGGAGAAGATCTCCGGCCTGCTGGAGGAACGGCCCGAGGTGGCCGAACCGGACGAGCCGACGCCGCTCGGCGACGTGCGCGGGTCGGTGCGGTTCGACCGGGTCGGGTTCCGGTACTCGGACACGACGCCGGTGGTGCTGCCGGCGTTCGACCTGACGGTGCCCGCCGGGCAGACCGTGGCGCTGGTCGGCGCGACCGGCGCGGGCAAGACCACGCTGGCCAAGCTGGTGGCCCGGTTCTACGACCCGACGTCCGGCGCGGTGCTGCTGGACGGCGTCGACCTGCGGTCCGTGGCCGACGTGGACCTGCGGCGCGCGGTCGTCATGGTGACGCAGGAGAACTTCCTGTTCGACGGGTCGGTGCTGGACAACATCGCGCTGGGCCGGCCGTCGGCGACGCGGGAGGAGATCGAGGCGGCGGCGCTGGCGGTCGGCGCGGACCGGTTCGTCCGGGCGCTGCCCGAGGGCTACGACACCGACGTGCGCAAGCGCGGCGGGCGGCTCTCGGCCGGGCAGCGGCAGATGGTGGCGTTCGCGCGGGCGTTCCTGGCCGACCCGGCGGTGCTGGTGCTGGACGAGGCCACGTCCAGCCTGGACGTGCCGACCGAGCGGGCGGTGCAGCGCGCCCTGGAGACCGTGCTGGCCGACCGGACGGCGTTCATCATCGCCCACCGGCTGTCGACGGTGATGATCGCCGACCGGGTGCTGGTGCTCGCCGACGGCCGGGTGGTGGAGGACGGCACGCCGGAGGAGCTGATCGACGGGCGTGGTCGGTTCGCCGCCCTGCACACCGCCTGGCGGGAGTCCCTGGCGTAA
- the serC gene encoding phosphoserine transaminase: protein MTQTADPTTLVLPSDLLPSDGRFGCGPSKVRPEALAALAADGAALMGTSHRQKPVKSLVGSVRAGLRELFSLPEGYEVVLGNGGTTAFWDAAAFGLVRERAQHFTYGEFSSKFAKVTSDAPFLGDSIVVKADPGSAPEIAYAEGADLVGWAHNETSTGVAVPVARPAGSDGALVAIDATSGAGGLPVDASDFDVYYFAPQKCFASDGGLWIALMSPAALERVAEIGASGRWVPEFLSLTTALDNSTKDQTYNTPSLATLFLMNNQIEWMLGNGGLSWAVERTADSSSRLYSWAESTSYTSPYVADPAHRSQVVGTIDFDDSVDAAAVAKVLRANGIVDVEPYRKLGRNQLRVAMFPAVEPTDVSTLTKAVDWVVSKL from the coding sequence ATGACCCAGACCGCCGACCCGACCACGTTGGTCCTGCCCTCCGACCTGCTGCCGTCCGACGGCAGGTTCGGCTGCGGGCCCTCCAAGGTCCGTCCCGAGGCCCTGGCGGCCCTCGCGGCCGACGGCGCCGCGCTGATGGGCACGTCCCACCGGCAGAAGCCGGTGAAGTCCCTGGTCGGCTCGGTGCGCGCCGGGCTGCGGGAGCTGTTCTCGCTGCCCGAGGGCTACGAGGTGGTCCTGGGCAACGGCGGCACGACCGCGTTCTGGGACGCCGCCGCGTTCGGTCTCGTGCGTGAGCGCGCCCAGCACTTCACGTACGGCGAGTTCTCGTCGAAGTTCGCGAAGGTCACCTCGGACGCGCCGTTCCTGGGTGACTCGATCGTGGTCAAGGCCGACCCGGGCAGCGCGCCCGAGATCGCCTACGCCGAGGGCGCCGACCTGGTCGGCTGGGCGCACAACGAGACGTCGACCGGTGTCGCGGTGCCCGTGGCCCGGCCCGCCGGGTCCGACGGCGCGCTCGTCGCCATCGACGCCACCTCCGGCGCGGGCGGCCTGCCGGTCGACGCGTCGGACTTCGACGTCTACTACTTCGCGCCGCAGAAGTGCTTCGCCTCCGACGGCGGGCTGTGGATCGCGCTCATGTCGCCGGCCGCGCTGGAGCGCGTCGCGGAGATCGGCGCGTCGGGCCGCTGGGTGCCGGAGTTCCTGTCGCTGACCACGGCGCTGGACAACTCCACGAAGGACCAGACGTACAACACGCCGTCGCTGGCCACGCTGTTCCTGATGAACAACCAGATCGAGTGGATGCTCGGCAACGGCGGCCTGTCGTGGGCCGTGGAGCGCACCGCCGACTCGTCGTCGCGGCTGTACTCGTGGGCCGAGTCCACTTCGTACACGTCGCCGTACGTGGCGGACCCGGCGCACCGCTCGCAGGTCGTCGGCACCATCGACTTCGACGACTCGGTGGACGCCGCCGCGGTGGCGAAGGTGTTGCGCGCCAACGGGATCGTGGACGTCGAGCCGTACCGCAAGCTGGGCCGCAACCAGCTGCGGGTGGCGATGTTCCCGGCGGTCGAGCCGACCGACGTGAGCACGCTGACCAAGGCCGTCGACTGGGTCGTGTCGAAGCTCTGA
- a CDS encoding TrmH family RNA methyltransferase has product MIEIDDPADPRLDDFRDLSTADRRPDRPGGRGLVIAEGVVVVERLLDSPYPVRALLGVRRRVEALGALPAPAYVTSAEVMAEVVGFHLNRGVLAVADRAPQSDLAGLVASSRRLAVLEGVGDHENLGSLFRNAAALGIDGVLLGPGCSDPLYRRSVRVSMGHVLRVPFASLPDLAEGFDLLRHNGFTVAALTPRADATGLADAGLRGRKVAVLLGSEGPGLTEETIAAADVAVRIPMAGGVDSLNVATAAAIAFYAIA; this is encoded by the coding sequence GTGATCGAGATCGACGATCCGGCCGACCCCCGGCTGGACGACTTCCGGGACCTGTCGACGGCCGACCGCCGGCCGGACCGCCCCGGCGGCCGGGGACTGGTGATCGCCGAGGGCGTGGTGGTCGTCGAACGCCTCCTCGACTCGCCCTACCCGGTCCGCGCGCTGCTCGGCGTGCGCCGCCGCGTGGAAGCGCTGGGCGCACTCCCGGCCCCCGCGTACGTCACGTCCGCCGAGGTCATGGCCGAGGTGGTCGGGTTCCACCTCAACCGGGGCGTGCTGGCCGTCGCCGACCGCGCGCCCCAGTCGGACCTCGCCGGGCTCGTCGCGTCGTCCCGCCGGCTGGCCGTGCTGGAAGGCGTCGGCGACCACGAGAACCTCGGCTCGCTGTTCCGCAACGCCGCCGCGCTCGGCATCGACGGCGTGCTGCTCGGCCCGGGGTGCAGCGACCCGTTGTACCGGCGCAGCGTGCGCGTCTCGATGGGGCACGTGCTGCGCGTGCCGTTCGCGTCGTTGCCAGACCTCGCCGAAGGCTTCGACCTGCTGCGCCACAACGGTTTCACGGTCGCCGCCCTGACCCCGCGTGCCGACGCGACCGGCCTGGCCGACGCCGGGCTGCGCGGGCGCAAGGTGGCCGTGCTGCTCGGTTCGGAGGGTCCCGGCCTCACCGAAGAGACCATCGCGGCGGCCGACGTGGCCGTCCGCATCCCCATGGCGGGCGGTGTCGACTCGCTGAACGTGGCGACGGCGGCCGCGATCGCCTTCTACGCGATCGCGTGA
- a CDS encoding sensor histidine kinase, with translation MLLMHMVVNLVRDAVLHDYPGGNVSVQVRAHGRPALIVADTGPVLPDDVVPGLFEPFRRLRGAGTPGAGLGLSVVRSIAHAHQGAVTAQAIRTAGRRSR, from the coding sequence GTGCTGCTCATGCACATGGTGGTCAACCTCGTGCGCGACGCGGTCCTGCACGACTACCCGGGAGGCAACGTGTCGGTCCAGGTTCGCGCGCACGGCCGGCCCGCGCTCATCGTGGCCGACACCGGCCCCGTCCTGCCCGATGACGTGGTGCCGGGCCTGTTCGAGCCGTTCCGGCGGCTGCGCGGCGCCGGCACGCCCGGCGCGGGCCTCGGCCTGTCCGTCGTCCGGTCCATCGCGCACGCCCACCAGGGCGCCGTCACCGCGCAGGCCATCCGGACGGCGGGCCGGCGGTCGAGGTGA
- the sepH gene encoding septation protein SepH encodes MRALRVIGLEDDGKTVILEDPDRGERFALPADERLRAAARGDLTRLGQIEIEVESQMRPREIQARIRAGESVAQVAAAAGIPAHRVERYAYPVLLERSRTAELAQRAHPVREDGPDVQTLGEVVAHSFGLRGQEYADVSWDSWRGEDGRWVVQLHWTAGRSDNLAHWAFHPGAQGGTVTALDDGAMELMDPNPNRTLRTVRPVTQLARQALELERLEKLDEPEILAQEPAPQPPPAPEPLPVVEPEPAPVAEEPTAPPQQQQPAAGTGAGAGAKQPARKEAPPKRGKKNHPIVPSWEDVLLGVRSNRG; translated from the coding sequence ATGCGAGCGTTGCGAGTCATCGGGCTCGAAGACGACGGCAAGACCGTCATCCTAGAGGACCCGGATCGCGGCGAGCGCTTCGCGCTCCCGGCTGATGAACGGCTGCGCGCGGCGGCGCGCGGCGACCTCACCCGACTCGGCCAGATCGAGATCGAGGTGGAGAGCCAGATGCGGCCACGGGAGATCCAGGCGCGGATCCGCGCCGGCGAATCCGTCGCGCAAGTCGCGGCGGCGGCGGGCATTCCGGCCCACCGGGTGGAGCGGTACGCGTACCCGGTGCTGCTGGAGCGGTCGCGCACGGCGGAGCTGGCGCAGCGCGCGCACCCCGTCCGCGAGGACGGGCCTGACGTGCAGACGCTCGGCGAGGTCGTCGCGCACTCCTTCGGCCTGCGCGGCCAGGAGTACGCCGACGTGAGCTGGGACTCGTGGCGCGGTGAGGACGGCCGGTGGGTCGTCCAGCTGCACTGGACCGCGGGCAGGTCGGACAACCTGGCGCACTGGGCGTTCCACCCCGGCGCGCAGGGCGGCACGGTGACCGCGTTGGACGACGGCGCCATGGAACTCATGGACCCGAACCCCAACCGGACGCTGCGCACGGTCCGGCCGGTGACCCAGCTGGCCCGCCAGGCGCTGGAGCTGGAGAGGTTGGAGAAGCTGGACGAGCCGGAGATCCTCGCGCAGGAGCCGGCGCCGCAGCCTCCCCCCGCTCCGGAGCCGCTGCCCGTGGTGGAGCCGGAACCCGCACCGGTGGCCGAGGAGCCGACGGCGCCGCCCCAGCAGCAGCAGCCCGCTGCCGGGACCGGGGCCGGAGCCGGGGCCAAGCAGCCGGCCCGCAAGGAAGCGCCGCCCAAGCGCGGCAAGAAGAACCACCCGATCGTGCCGTCGTGGGAAGACGTCCTGCTGGGCGTCCGCTCCAACCGCGGCTGA
- a CDS encoding citrate synthase 2 gives MVQTEDDGFRPGLEGVVAFRTEIAEPDRDGGALRYRGVDIEDLAGQVTFGNVWALLVDGRFGPGLPPAEPFPIPVHTGDVRVDVQAALAMVAPIWGYQPLLDITDEQAREELARASVMALSYAAQSARGIGRPAVPQRRIDECATVTERFLTRWRGEPDPAHVKALDSYWVSAAEHGLNASTFTARVIASTGADVAAAMSGAIGAMSGPLHGGAPARVLPMIEEVERTGDARGFVKGILDRGERLMGFGHRVYRAEDPRARVLRRTCLELGATRYEAADALEQAALAELRERRPDRAIETNVEFWAAVILDFAEVPPHMMPAMFTCARTAGWSAHILEQKRTGRLVRPAAKYIGPGPRKPSEVEGWDEIA, from the coding sequence GTGGTGCAGACCGAGGACGACGGCTTCCGACCAGGTCTAGAGGGCGTGGTCGCCTTCCGCACCGAGATCGCCGAACCGGACCGCGACGGTGGCGCCCTGCGCTACCGGGGCGTGGACATCGAGGACCTGGCCGGTCAGGTCACTTTCGGCAACGTGTGGGCGCTGCTGGTCGACGGGCGGTTCGGCCCCGGCCTGCCGCCGGCCGAGCCGTTCCCCATCCCGGTGCACACCGGTGACGTGCGGGTGGACGTGCAGGCCGCGCTGGCGATGGTGGCGCCGATCTGGGGCTACCAGCCGCTGCTGGACATCACCGACGAGCAGGCGCGCGAAGAGCTGGCGCGGGCGTCCGTGATGGCCCTGTCGTACGCGGCGCAGTCCGCGCGGGGCATCGGCCGGCCCGCCGTGCCGCAGCGCCGGATCGACGAGTGCGCCACCGTCACCGAGCGGTTCCTGACCCGGTGGCGCGGCGAGCCGGACCCGGCGCACGTCAAGGCACTGGACTCCTACTGGGTGTCGGCCGCCGAGCACGGGCTGAACGCCTCCACGTTCACCGCCCGGGTGATCGCCTCCACCGGGGCGGACGTCGCGGCGGCCATGTCGGGCGCGATCGGCGCCATGTCCGGCCCGCTGCACGGCGGCGCCCCGGCGCGGGTGCTGCCGATGATCGAGGAGGTCGAGCGGACCGGCGACGCGCGCGGGTTCGTGAAGGGCATCCTCGACCGGGGCGAGCGGCTGATGGGCTTCGGCCACCGGGTGTACCGGGCGGAGGACCCGCGGGCGCGGGTGCTGCGGCGGACGTGCCTGGAGCTGGGCGCGACCCGCTACGAGGCGGCCGACGCGCTGGAGCAGGCCGCGCTGGCCGAGCTGCGGGAACGCCGGCCGGACCGGGCGATCGAGACGAACGTCGAGTTCTGGGCCGCGGTGATCCTGGACTTCGCCGAGGTGCCGCCGCACATGATGCCCGCGATGTTCACCTGCGCCCGGACCGCCGGGTGGTCGGCGCACATCCTGGAGCAGAAGCGCACCGGCCGGCTGGTCCGACCGGCCGCGAAGTACATCGGACCGGGCCCGCGCAAGCCGTCCGAGGTGGAGGGTTGGGACGAGATCGCCTGA
- a CDS encoding urease subunit beta encodes MVPGEIVTGDEPVELNPGRPRTTLVVVNAADRPVQVGSHYHFAAANPGLEFDREAAWGKRLDIPAGTAVRFEPGVEREVTLVPLAGARRVPGLRPEWAGELDR; translated from the coding sequence ATCGTGCCGGGCGAGATCGTCACCGGTGACGAGCCGGTCGAGCTGAACCCGGGCCGCCCGCGCACCACGCTGGTCGTGGTCAACGCCGCGGACCGCCCGGTGCAGGTCGGCTCGCACTACCACTTCGCCGCGGCCAACCCCGGGCTGGAGTTCGACCGCGAGGCCGCGTGGGGCAAGCGGCTGGACATCCCGGCGGGCACGGCGGTCCGGTTCGAGCCGGGCGTCGAACGCGAGGTCACCCTGGTCCCGCTGGCCGGCGCGCGCCGGGTGCCCGGTCTGCGCCCCGAGTGGGCGGGAGAGCTGGACAGATGA
- a CDS encoding ABC transporter ATP-binding protein, protein MSEERTSTAATLRRLWPYLKPVRTPVVLGMVATMLAMMCGLGIPLITQQIVDGPIAGRDLDALPLLIGVIVLLGCAEAALFYARRKLIAGPASDVEARMRAELYHHLQDLQVAFHDRYQSGQLLSRGTTDLTQVRRFVGFAVIFLVVNSLVVVVGLGVLFWLSPVLGLIVLASTLPLVALSYLFESKFKVVARRAQDQSGDLTTVVEESVLGIRVLKAFGRGPHLTKRFLRQARELRDTELAKVRIFAGLWAVLIVLPELGIAGQLAFGSVGIANGTVTVGTLVAAVTVSAYLRWPIDSIGWLLAETNSTASALERYFEVIDAEVTVTSPANPRPATTPVRGHVRFEGVRYRHPGSEHEVLRGVDLDIRPGETVALVGATGSGKTTVTALVPRLADVTGGRVTLDGVDVRELDLEELRRVVGTAFEEPILFSASVTENVALGAKDVSEERVREALKVARAEEFVDALPWGLDTRIGEQGLSLSGGQRQRLALARAVVGHPAVLVLDDPLSALDVHTEAEVEAALRRVLKGVTALVVAHRPSTVQLADRVAMLVDGKIAATGTHTQLLADNEDYRNLLSTMEDEEVAA, encoded by the coding sequence GTGTCGGAAGAACGTACTTCCACAGCCGCGACACTGCGCAGGCTGTGGCCGTACCTCAAACCCGTGCGCACACCGGTGGTGCTCGGGATGGTCGCCACCATGCTCGCGATGATGTGCGGGCTGGGGATCCCGCTGATCACCCAACAGATCGTGGACGGCCCGATCGCCGGCCGCGACCTGGACGCGTTGCCGCTGCTCATCGGCGTCATCGTGCTGCTCGGCTGCGCCGAGGCGGCGCTGTTCTACGCCCGCCGCAAGCTGATCGCCGGACCGGCGTCGGACGTCGAGGCGCGGATGCGGGCCGAGCTGTACCACCACTTGCAAGATCTGCAAGTGGCCTTCCACGACCGATACCAATCGGGGCAGCTGCTGTCCCGCGGCACCACCGACCTGACCCAGGTGCGGCGGTTCGTCGGCTTCGCCGTCATCTTCCTTGTCGTCAACAGCCTGGTCGTGGTGGTCGGGCTCGGCGTGCTGTTCTGGCTCTCGCCGGTGCTCGGCCTGATCGTGCTGGCCAGCACGCTGCCGCTGGTCGCGCTGTCGTACCTGTTCGAGTCGAAGTTCAAGGTCGTCGCCCGCCGGGCGCAGGACCAGTCCGGCGACCTGACCACCGTGGTCGAGGAGTCGGTGCTGGGCATCCGGGTGCTGAAGGCGTTCGGCCGCGGACCGCACCTGACCAAGCGGTTCCTCCGGCAGGCCCGCGAGCTGCGGGACACGGAGCTGGCCAAGGTGCGGATCTTCGCCGGGCTGTGGGCGGTGCTGATCGTGCTGCCCGAGCTGGGCATCGCGGGTCAGCTGGCGTTCGGCTCGGTCGGCATCGCGAACGGCACGGTCACCGTCGGCACGCTTGTCGCGGCCGTCACGGTAAGCGCCTACCTGCGCTGGCCGATCGACTCGATCGGGTGGTTGTTGGCGGAGACGAACTCGACCGCCTCGGCGTTGGAGCGGTACTTCGAGGTGATCGACGCCGAGGTGACCGTGACCAGCCCGGCGAACCCCAGGCCCGCCACCACCCCGGTGCGCGGGCACGTGCGGTTCGAGGGCGTCCGCTACCGGCACCCCGGCTCGGAGCACGAGGTGCTGCGCGGCGTCGACCTGGACATCCGGCCGGGCGAGACGGTGGCGCTGGTCGGCGCGACCGGCTCGGGCAAGACGACGGTCACCGCGCTGGTGCCGCGCCTGGCGGACGTCACGGGCGGGCGCGTCACGCTCGACGGCGTGGACGTGCGCGAGCTGGACCTCGAAGAGCTGCGCCGGGTCGTCGGCACGGCGTTCGAGGAGCCGATCCTGTTCTCCGCGAGCGTCACCGAGAACGTGGCGCTGGGCGCGAAGGACGTCAGCGAGGAACGGGTCCGCGAGGCGTTGAAGGTGGCGCGGGCCGAGGAGTTCGTGGACGCCCTGCCGTGGGGCCTGGACACCCGGATCGGCGAGCAGGGCCTGTCCCTGTCCGGCGGTCAGCGGCAGCGGCTGGCGTTGGCGCGGGCGGTCGTCGGACACCCGGCGGTGCTGGTGCTGGACGACCCGCTGTCCGCTTTGGACGTGCACACCGAGGCCGAGGTGGAGGCCGCGCTGCGCCGCGTGCTCAAGGGCGTAACGGCGCTGGTCGTCGCGCACCGGCCGAGCACGGTGCAGCTGGCCGACCGGGTGGCGATGCTGGTCGACGGCAAGATCGCGGCCACCGGCACGCACACGCAACTGTTGGCGGACAACGAGGACTACCGGAATCTGCTGTCCACTATGGAGGATGAGGAGGTGGCGGCGTGA